One Amycolatopsis thermophila DNA segment encodes these proteins:
- a CDS encoding thiamine pyrophosphate-dependent dehydrogenase E1 component subunit alpha — MSWPLQTHPYGEHAPVLPPMENRDFDHAALDRSTRLGLYRRLQELRQLEKRAYDLFMRNLVKGTSHLSLGMEAISAGFGAAMRPDDYTFATYRGHAHTLSRGVPMAPVLAELMGRANGLLGGKGGSMHLTSVEHGVLGSYAIIGAHLVIANGAALSAQLRGSGQVTVCFFGDGTTNIGAFHEALNFAAVYSLPVVFVCENNHYMEYTPIGDITAVPRPAADRAAAYGLASRTVDGNDVDAVHLAAQELLAQARAGEGPSLIEAVTYRHGGHSRADPGKYRPDKEVRAWLDYDPITLYRGRLGRLGVPAAELDAIDREVAAAVDEATEIARNGAEPDIASALTDVWADGGSSWRN, encoded by the coding sequence GTGAGCTGGCCGCTGCAAACCCATCCCTACGGTGAGCACGCGCCGGTGCTGCCGCCGATGGAGAACCGCGACTTCGACCACGCCGCCCTCGACCGGTCCACGCGGCTGGGACTCTACCGGCGGCTGCAGGAGCTTCGGCAGCTGGAGAAACGGGCCTACGACCTGTTCATGCGCAACCTGGTGAAGGGAACCAGCCACCTGTCGCTGGGCATGGAAGCCATCTCCGCCGGGTTCGGCGCGGCGATGCGCCCGGACGACTACACGTTCGCCACCTACCGCGGGCACGCGCACACCCTGTCCCGCGGGGTGCCGATGGCCCCGGTGCTGGCCGAGCTGATGGGGCGCGCGAACGGGCTGCTCGGCGGCAAGGGCGGCTCGATGCACCTCACCAGCGTCGAGCACGGCGTGCTCGGCTCGTACGCGATCATCGGCGCGCACCTGGTGATCGCCAACGGGGCCGCGCTGTCGGCCCAGCTGCGCGGGAGCGGGCAGGTGACCGTGTGCTTCTTCGGCGACGGCACGACCAACATCGGCGCGTTCCACGAGGCGCTGAACTTCGCGGCGGTGTACTCGCTGCCCGTCGTCTTCGTCTGCGAGAACAACCACTACATGGAGTACACCCCGATCGGCGACATCACCGCGGTCCCGCGGCCTGCCGCGGATCGGGCGGCGGCGTACGGGCTCGCGTCCCGCACCGTCGACGGCAACGACGTGGACGCCGTCCACCTGGCCGCGCAGGAGCTGCTGGCGCAGGCCCGGGCCGGCGAGGGTCCGAGCCTCATCGAGGCCGTGACCTACCGGCACGGCGGGCACTCGCGTGCCGACCCCGGGAAGTACCGGCCGGACAAGGAGGTGCGGGCGTGGCTCGACTACGACCCGATCACCCTCTACCGCGGACGGCTCGGACGGCTCGGCGTCCCCGCGGCCGAGCTCGACGCGATCGACCGGGAGGTCGCGGCGGCCGTCGACGAGGCCACCGAAATCGCGCGCAACGGTGCCGAACCCGACATCGCGTCCGCGTTGACGGACGTGTGGGCCGACGGAGGATCGTCATGGCGGAACTGA